A single Pedobacter sp. PACM 27299 DNA region contains:
- a CDS encoding Lrp/AsnC family transcriptional regulator, with protein sequence MIIENNINLDKIDLAILRLMQENSRISNVHMAKELEMAPSAVLERVKKLEQKNVITQYTARINPAAVDLKLLAFISMKASHSIGCTTTATELSKIKEVQEVHIIAGDDCYLVKVRTTDSASLMALMRESFSKITTIQSIRTTIVLETVKEEIQLVIPEK encoded by the coding sequence ATGATAATCGAAAACAATATCAATTTGGATAAGATCGATCTTGCTATTTTAAGGTTGATGCAGGAAAATTCAAGGATTTCCAATGTGCACATGGCCAAAGAATTAGAGATGGCTCCCTCTGCGGTGCTGGAACGCGTGAAAAAGTTAGAACAGAAGAATGTGATTACACAATACACCGCGAGAATCAATCCTGCGGCTGTAGACTTAAAATTGCTGGCCTTCATTTCCATGAAAGCCTCTCATAGCATCGGCTGTACCACTACCGCAACGGAATTGTCCAAGATTAAAGAGGTACAGGAAGTACATATTATTGCTGGAGACGACTGCTATTTAGTGAAGGTGAGAACCACAGATTCGGCTTCCTTAATGGCATTAATGAGAGAATCATTTAGCAAAATAACGACCATACAATCTATAAGAACCACCATTGTTCTCGAAACTGT